A region of the Arenibacter antarcticus genome:
AAACTGACCTTTTACTGACAATATTTCTAGGCTCTCGCCATCCGTTTTAAACCGTACATTTTTACCGTTTGCATTTTGAGGTAAAAATGGTCCATCGGGGTCGTTCCAAAAACGAATCTCGTCCCCCAAGTCGCCAAAGTCTTCTTCATATTTCCGTGAGCCGATCCGGCCAAAATGAGACAAATAGATCCAGTTGTCCAGACCATATATAGGATTATTGACATTTACATGTGGATTGGATAAAGAAAAACCTGTCAATAAGGTATCGCGTACATCCGCACGGCCATCTCTATCCACATCTTCCAGGTACAATACGTATGGTGCATCGGTAACTATAATGCCATTCTTCCAGGGCATCACCCCGTTCGGGAACATCAGTTCATCCGCAAATAAAATGCTTTCATCCATTATCCCATCTCCATCATTGTCTTTCAATATTTTGATTTTGCCAGTATGACTTTTATTGAGAGGATAACCAGACATCTCAACGACGTACATCAGCCCGTTCTCATCTATGGCCATGTCCACCGGATCGGAAATCAAAGGCTCGCTTGCAAATAACTCGACCTGGAAGCCTTCTACAACCTCATAACTCGCCAATCCATCTTTCGGTGAAAGCGCACCGTTTTCGTACAGTATTCCATTCTGATTACAGGACACCAACATGCCCATAAAAAAAATCAATTCGATAAGGTTTTGTAGCTTCTTCATTAATAGTTTCATTTTTATGTTCAATCTTCCAGCCACAAACTGTTGATTATCTCCAGCGTTTCTTCAACCAAAATAGCTCACCCTCAGGGCCTACAAAATTACTTTGGCATATTGCACTATAACTACCACCGTAAACCGCTTTTTCCGTTGGCAAATAACTGCCCGGCCCCGCCAATTGTATCACGAATGTTTGCAATGCTTTACTTCTGGCTTTTATTTGAATACCATAATCGGTGAATAACTCAAATTGATTAGTGCAAATCGCAATATCTCCCAATCGAATAGCATGAATTTCTGTTTTATGTTGTGGATTGGGAATTTGTTTTTGTACTTCATACCTTTTAACAATCGCATCATTCCACAGCATCTTCACGTAAAGCTGATCAGATTGAGCAGAATCTTGTTCAATTTGCATTCTGGTATCTTCCGAAACTCTTTTTGATTCGATGTATTCGTCGACTGAAATAAGCCGCATTGGTAATTCGATCTCTTTGTAATGATGTTCCAGAAGGATATCCTTTTGTAGGTCGTCCTTCACTATTTCATATGTAATCTCAACTGCATCCGCAATCCGCCTGGAAACATCATCCATCCGGTTTTCGCCGCTTAATTCCGCCATCCGTTCTAATGCCGCCTTTCGATAAATGGGTCGGGGAGACTGATCTCCTGCAGCTCCTGCCCATCCCACTACTACTAATTTTGATCCAAATCTTGCCTTCAACTTTTCACGGACCGGATGCCAAAAATCAGCATCAATGCGAGTATCGCCTTCCACCTGCTGAGATGGACAACTTACATTGACTCCTATACTGATCAAACCGCCTTTCTCATTCCAGAAATACAGCGAATTTACATCGTGATCTTCATACCCTTCTATTCCCTCAAACTCCGGAGTCATTGTATTCCCATACATCGCAGCACTGCCATCCTTATACACCACCCGACGATTATAAGGAATAGCAGCCCTTCTTACGCCCCAAGTAGTGCTGCCTTTTTGCCTGCCTTCCCAGGCTTGTAAAATTCCCTTGGTGATTTGAGAAACCAGAAATTGTCGATATTCTGAAACCTGAGTAACGTTCTCTTTCGGGATATTGTAGTAAAAATAAGCCGCTTCATCCGTTAAGTCTTCAATCACCGGGCCTGTATGGGTAAGCGTACCATTCAAGATGATTTTATTTCCATTAAAGCCTGGTATTTTCTCCTCCACTGCGCTTCGCACCTGATTCCACATTTTGGTGGATATCCATATCAGATCACAGGAAACAAAAATAGCAGTATCCTGTCCAACAGCTCCATTCCGGGTCTCCAAAGCGACAATGCCTGCTCTAAGAGGTGTATGGATTTCGTCTGCGATTCGAAGGTGGAATTGCCCCATAAGAGCCACCGGTAATTTTGGTGTGATATTAACTTCCGCGGCACCAATGTACAGTTCCGATCCAATGACCATGGATGAAGGCAAACATAGGAATAACAATGTTATTCGGAATGTCGTTGATAAAGGTATTCTTAGAAAGCGAATTTTCATATGTTGAATCATCTGATTAATTTCACAATTTAATTTTCATTCCACATGGCGTTTATAAGTTCCAACGTTTCCTCGACCAGGATAGCGCCTCCTTCGGGGCCAACTACATTACTCTGGCACACCGCGCTATATCCTCCGCCTTTAGCAGCTTTTGAAGTGGGCAAATAAGTTCCCGGGCCTGCCAATTGAACGACTATGGTTTGTAAGGCTTTGCTTCTGGATTGCATTTGCAATCCAAAATCTGTGAACAATTCAAATTGGTTTGTACATACCACAATATCCCCTAGCCGAATTACATGGATCTCCGTTTCATACTGAGGATTAGGGTTAGTTTTCTGAACTTCATATCTCTTTACAACATCTCCATACCAGGTCATCCTCGTATTTAATTGCTCCGCTTTTGCTGGATCTCTGGAAATTTGCTCCGCAGCCTCATTAGATATTAGTCTGGACTCGATGTATTCATCCACGGTGATTTTCCGCATGGGCAATTCAATTTTTCGTGCCTGATGCTCCATAATTACTTCTGAGTGTTTATCGTTTTCAACAATCTCATAAGTCCGGTTCACCGCCTCCGCAATACGTAATGCAATGTCTTCCATCCGGCTGGTATTGCTTAATTTTCGCATTCTTTCCAGGGCCTCTTTACGGTAAATAGGATGTGGAGACTGATCTCCTGACGCACCGATCAAACCGGCAATAACAACGTCATTACCAAATTGCTTTTTTAATTTTTCACGTACTGGGTGCCAGTAATCAGCATTCACTTTGGTATCACCTTCCACCTCCTGAGCCGGACATGCTACTTCAACGGCCATTCCTAATAATTTATCAGAACCGTTCCAAAAAAACAAGGAATGTACGTCGTGATCTTCATAACCTTCAATATTATTAAAATTAGGGGTTACCGTTGTGCCATACATCACTGCTTCGCCATCTTTATAAACTACCCGGCGATTATATGGGATCGCTGCGCGATCCAGACCCCAGGACATTTTCCCTTTTACTCTCTTTTCCCAGGCTGATACAATTCCTGTTGTAATCTGATTGACCAAAAACGATCTGTATTCTCCTACCTGTGTAACCCCTTGTTCCGGTAGCTTATATAGAAACGTGGTCTTATCAGATGCATCATTTAGGACAGGAGTCGTGTGGGAATGAGTTGCATTAATGATGATTTTATCAGTATTAAAATCAGGAATCCTTTTTTTTACTTCTTGCCTCACCATATTCCACACTTGGTTGGGTATTCCTACCAGGTCACAGGAAACAAAAATGGTCTTATCTAGACTTTTTTTGCCACTCCTGGATTCCAAGACTATAATGTTTGCAGTGAGTGGTGTACTTATTTCATGGGCTATCCGTAAATGAAATTGCCCCGCCAGTGCTACTGGTAATTTCGGAGTAATATCCATCTCTGATACGCCGATATATAAGTCTTGGGTAAACATATTCATACAAGTAAGTAATAAACCTAAAGTCGTTAAAGTCTGTCTCATAATATTTAGTGTTTTTTTAATCTTAATCTTAACTTAAAGAGTTAACAATGTTATTAAAACATCTTTCATGTAATTTTAATTATCGTTCTCCTCCCAAAACTTATTCATACCACGTACAGTTTCTTCTACCAAAATATCACTGTAAGCTTCCCTTAAAACCGAACTGTTTAAAAGTAGAATAATTTCGGAGTTTATTATATGAACAGGACCAATTTCAACTTTTTGGCATATCCATCCAATAAGGTATATGCATATCATAGAGTCAAATTGGTTTCAAGATTTTTAAAAAATCTTTCAATTTAACGGGTTCAATACATTACCAAACTGTTAGCACATCTGTTTGGAATCTTAAAATCAAATAAAGGGTGCTTTTTTTTATTAAAATATTTTTTTACTGTTGTAAGTTTGATCTGGCGGCACTCTTCCTATTTCGGTATGCCTCCTTTTGGTGTTGTTTAACTCGAGGTATTCCCTTACCATTTGATAGGGGTCTAAACCCCCGTTTAGCGGATTCAGATATATCTTTCCGTATTTGATCGACTTCCATAAACGTTCGATAAATATGTTGTCCTAGGCCCTTACTTTACCATCCATTGATATTTGTACGTCATGTTCTTTGAGGACATCGATATATTGGGTACTGGTATATTGAGACCCCTGATCGGAGTTGTGTACTTCTGGCGTCCCGTATTTGGCAATAGTGCCCTAATAGATTCTGTTATCTAACAGTGTATACCAAAGCTCAGTTCATGGTAATTACTATAAATTCCATTAAAATATAATCTGAATTACCCTGGAAATAACTTAAGCCCATTAAAACGCCCAACGAAGATTCAATTGCTTGTGTATTGAGTTCATAAAAATTGTGTTAGGATTAAACAGCATTAATCTAACTACCTATTTTTATAATAATGCTAAATGCTATACGGTAGGCATATTAGTTACCGTTTTAAATTCAAATAACATGAATACAGATATAAAAGAAATTGAAGACCGTTTGAATGACATCATTCAAAAGAATGAAGATTCCGTAAAGGGATATAAAAAAGCTGCCGAGAATACAGAGAATGCTGGCTTGCAAAATTATTTTTGGAATAAGGCCAAGGAGCGACGAACTTTTCTAGTTGAATTGAAGACTTCCACACCCACTCTAAATACACGGGATAAAATAGACGGAAGCACGGCCGGGGCATTACATAGAACGTGGATGGATGTTAAGGCATTTTTCTCCGGAGATGATGCTGAAGCCATGTTAGAAGAGGCAATTAGGGGCGACAAGGCTGCAATAGAGGAATACAACGAGGTGTTAGCCAATACGCTTGTACCACCATCTTTATCGTCCATAATAAGAAGACAACGGGATTGGTTAATGCAAGATTTAGAGAGAATTAAAACTTTAGAAGATTTGAGGTAAAATACTTTACTTCCCTACCTTTACATGATACATGAGCCTCTATTTTTAGAGGCTCTCTTTTTCATTGAAAATTCCGATTTTAATTTAACATTCATTGAGCCTTTATAATACCCGTATTTCCATTTAAGATAGACGTGGAAAACCTCATTATTACTACCCATTATTTTAATGTAAACAAATTTAATCTCCCTTATACACTAATTTAGGACCTAGTAATTGCCATTGTAGGTAGATTATATTTCAATCTACTTTAAAATCATGGGCATGGAACAAGGTCTAATCAGGAATAAGTATCACTCTAAATTTTGGTAAGTGCGGACCCTTTATGGGCTGCAATATGATCGGATTTGTCACTTTTAATTTCATATTGGGGCTCATCCTTACTGGCGTGGTGGGTATATCCCTTGTAGTTGAAATTTGAATGATGAATCTTTATTATTTTACCTGTAACATAGCCCGCCTCGGAATTCCATTTTACATGATTGCCTACCTTGAATTTTGTCATTTTTACTTTTTTTAATTAAAACCCATATCACTAATTATAAATCAAATACCTAAGGGTAAGCCCATGAGACATCTGTCGGAAACTGCCGATAACATTTCAACGCCCGCCTGAACTGAACGGGCAGGCAAGCGTCGGAGCATTCAAATCTCACTTAGTGGGAAAACTACTCCTGAAAACTTGATGGAGATACCTGTTAGCTATTAGCCACCGCCAATCCCAAATTGAGTCTGGTTATTTGACGGATCTATACACAGCTCAATGTATTGAAATCACCAGTTCCCATAGTTTTTATACTAAGACCCTTTCAAGACTATAAAGACCCACGATTTACCCCTCTAGGTCATAGAACAATTGCATCGCTTGTACCATGCCTTCTTCTATGGCAGATTCTTCATAAAATTCACCAGATTCCTTACACTTATTTGCTATTTCCAACGCCTTGTCGCATGTTTTAGGTTCAAGCTTATTCAATTTGAGTTGGAATGAGGCAAAAGTCCATTTGTTGCTCTTCTCCATAGATAAAAGTTGCAAAATTTTATAATAAGCCTACAACACCTATCAAGCTCTATATATAATTCATCTAAAATTACAACTGACATTGCTGGTTGCTGTCAATGGGAGTTAAATGGATTTAATTCTTTTCCAATCTATCTATCATTTCTTTCATCTCCCTTATTTCCTTTTCTTGCGCTTTGATAATTTTTTCTGCCAGTTTTTTCACTTCTGGGTCCTTTATATCTGCACGACCACTAGTTAGTATGGCAATGGAATGATGCGGTATCATTGCTTCCATCCATTTTATATCATTGATAGGAATTTGTTGCCGGACCAAATAAGTTGAAATGGTCATTAACAAAATACTGCCAAGTATTATGCTTGTATTTTTTATTCTGTTTTGATACATTTTAAGCATAAACAAAAGCATAACAATTGCCATTCCTCCAATTCCTATAAAGGTCATATACATTCTAGTCCAACTAAAGTAAATATGATTAAATTCATAGGTATTAAAATACATCGTTATATACATTGAAATAGCAGAGCAAATCAACATTAGAATAAAATTGGTATAATTGGAGTTTTTCATTTTAAAGGGTTTAGCGTTATTAATTCAGTTGAAGCATAATCCTCTGTGGTAGAATTGTTTTATCGTTCCCAATAATTAAGCTCCATTAATTACTAGTATATGGACCACAAGCCTGGAGTGGCCAACTCCAATAAATGGTTATCTGGATCACGGAAGTATAGGCTTGTCCCACCTCGTTCCCATTTGTATTCACTTTCAATTTTAATTCTATTGGTATTCAACAAATTTCTCCAAGGTATAAGGTCGCTTTCCATAATTGAAAAAGCTAGATGAAGACTTCCAGTTCCACCATGCGGAGGTATTGGCCCCTTATGAACATTAATTTCTTCCTTGGACCAGGCTGCTCCATCCTTAAGAAACAGAAGCAAAACCTGTTTCTCCGATACATTTAGCGCACAGAAGCTTTCGTTCGTCATAAGGGTTTCCAAATTAAAGAGCCTTTTATAAAAGGTAATAGACACCTTTAAATCGGATACATATAGTGCTGTTTCCAATACTCCTTCAACCTTAAGAATGTCCATTTCAATTATTCTTGTTGAAATATGGAAAGAATATTACCTGCGGGATCCTTAAACCAGGCAATCAACGGTCCTTCGTTATGTGATATCCCTTTTTCATCGGTATGTAGCTCTTTGTACTGTTCAAATACAATTCCTTTTTCCAGGAGGGCATCAACTGCCACTTCAATATCTTCCACGGGAAAATTTAGGATAGTAAAGGTTGCCGGAATATGATTTTCTTTAGGATAAATAATAATTGGATTATTTCCTTCAAGATCTAGTTCCAGCATCCCCATAGGATTGCTCCTTACTTGCAATCCCAAGATTCCCCTATAAAATATTTTCGCCTTTTGCACGTCGTCCACGGAAAAACCGCTGAAAGCTTTTGATTTTGTTAACATTGCTTCTTATTTTTTTATTTCTATAATTGAACATCCACTTTATCTAAGTTACCAAATACCCCAAAAAAACACTAGAATTTTGACGTAATTATTAAGGATATCTAGATTTAAGAATCCTCTCAATATCCTTCGCCCCTTTATTTCACGTATTTTTCCAGCCCTTTTTAAAAATCAATTTCACACTAACAAGTATACTTTATGGCGGAACCCCTAAATACAGATCCGAGTTGATTTTTTAATTTATTGGTTACGGTAATGAATGCCACCTTACCTCACAAGTAGTTGCACTATTTTTCCAATGAACCTGTTTTATTTTTTGATGTTGTTGATTATTTAAAGTACCATTTCCATATTTTAAATCAGAACCATTGCCCCTTGATCTCTGATATATCAAGAATAAGATCCCATTAAGATATTTATTTGGCAATGGTTTATAGGAATTTAAAGAATCATCAATAATCATGGGGAAGTTAACAAGCCACCCCAAATTACCATGATGAGCTGGGTTTAATAGGACTTTTATCTGTTTTCTCAAAGCCATTGTATAAGGCGCTGGATTATTTTCTGCAAATAGATTTTTTGCCTCATTTTCATTAATGGTTAGGGTTTTCATGGCTTCAACCACCGAATCGCAAAAATGCTTATAGAATGCTTTTTCAAGTCCTATTATTTGTTTAATACTTATAAAAGAGGATGATGTTAGGAGGATTTTTCTAACCTCCCATCTTTGATACGCAATAAGATAATAAATTACAACAAAAAGCAAATCGGATATCAGATATAAAACTGACATGGGTAGTAAAGAAAAGGCATAAAAAGGAAGGTATTTTATTCTAGTCCAATTACTCATTACACATTGTGTTAGATTTAATACTAAGTTGCCATTTCCCCAAAAACCAATACTAACGATTTCTGGAAAAGGCAATCAACTAAATTTTTATTTAAAATTCGTTGATTTAAATAACCATCGTTAACTCTAACCCTTAGAAAATTGATGGTATTGGACCCCTGAAAAAAAATAGATTTTCCAGATATCTATTACCTAGTAGTATATAATCATAATATCCTTTCGCCTGATGGCAAGAAAACGGGCAACTTTGTCTGTTGTGCTGACATTGAATGGTACCATAATTTAAATGTCGTTGCCGAGACAGGAATTACAGGTCCACTAACTCTTTAATTAAAAGGAGAGGTTGAAGTGTGTGAAATTTTTCCAGTGTCCAGGAATTATATTTTTTTTGATGATTTCATAAAGAATAGAAAATCCCTCCCAAAAAATTAGTCATCGGCTTTCTTAACTTTTCTATGTTTAATTCCCTGAAGGATAAATATCTCAAAATGAACATGTAAAATCGCAATTTACACTTGAATTAAAGAGCTTAAAATGAAGTGCTTAACCCCTTAATTTAGAGACATTAGAATTTTATTTATTGAGGTAAATTTAGTTTTGATTGGTATCACGATTTACAATGCTAGCTAGTATTTTAGTTAGAGAATTTAACTTAAAAAGATAACTATTATGAAAGATCTAAAAGAACTTTTTGAACATCAGCTTCAAGATTTGTATAGTGCCGAAAATCAATTGGTAGTTGCCCTGCCTAAAATGGCTAAGAAAGCCTCTGATTCGAAATTGAAAAAAGCTTTTGAAGACCATTTGGAAGAAACAAAGGAACAAAAAGAGCGATTGGAAGAAATTTGTGAAGAACTGGGTATTGAGCCAGATGGAGAAAAATGTAAGGCTATGGAAGGGCTAATAAAGGAGGCAGAAAGTTTTATGCAGGAGGCCGAAGGCAAAGAGGTCATGGATGCTGGCCTTATCGCTGAAGCCCAACGCGTAGAACACTACGAAATCTCCGGCTATGGTACTGCCGTTAGATTTGCCAAGGAACTTGGTCATAATTCAATCGCTAAAAAGCTCCAACAAACTTTGGACGAGGAATATGATGCTGATAATAAATTGGATGAGCTTGCAGAAGGTCGGCTCAATAAAAAAGCCAAATAAAATAGCTGACTCCATTATTTAAGTAGTATAAATAAGCACCCAAAAAGGGTGCTTTATTTTTATGATGTTTAAACGATATATATGTAAAAATTTTCCCAACAGTTAATTGACTTGAATATGATATAAATTAATTTTAATTTTTGGTCTTCCACAGTTGGTCCAAATCACACATGTCACATAAATGAAATTTTGTGTGATAGATAGAAACTCATACTCCATTCATTTTGTGACCAAAGAAAAAATAATATTTGTTTTACCATTCCAAATTCTCTACAACATTAACGCAATTGGAATTTTTATTAACCCTATAGCATTATATCGGTTAATTCTCGATTATTTTTTTTGAGATATGATTTTTTATAGCTATATTTATACTATCATGTTTTGGGGTGCTGTTGTACATACAATGGCTGAGATTATACCCATTGAACTAATCAGGTAATTCTGAATAAAGGAAAATATGATCGCAAAGGGAACTAGGAACGTGTAACATCGTTTTTGTTCCCTTTGTTTTTTTAAATCATAGTTCTTAGTATAGGATTACGTAGGATCATGTACAAGTCCATTCTTCATCATTGACCGGTAAACTAAAATAG
Encoded here:
- a CDS encoding DUF2945 domain-containing protein, whose product is MTKFKVGNHVKWNSEAGYVTGKIIKIHHSNFNYKGYTHHASKDEPQYEIKSDKSDHIAAHKGSALTKI
- a CDS encoding PA2169 family four-helix-bundle protein, which codes for MNTDIKEIEDRLNDIIQKNEDSVKGYKKAAENTENAGLQNYFWNKAKERRTFLVELKTSTPTLNTRDKIDGSTAGALHRTWMDVKAFFSGDDAEAMLEEAIRGDKAAIEEYNEVLANTLVPPSLSSIIRRQRDWLMQDLERIKTLEDLR
- a CDS encoding ferritin-like domain-containing protein, whose product is MKDLKELFEHQLQDLYSAENQLVVALPKMAKKASDSKLKKAFEDHLEETKEQKERLEEICEELGIEPDGEKCKAMEGLIKEAESFMQEAEGKEVMDAGLIAEAQRVEHYEISGYGTAVRFAKELGHNSIAKKLQQTLDEEYDADNKLDELAEGRLNKKAK
- a CDS encoding VOC family protein produces the protein MLTKSKAFSGFSVDDVQKAKIFYRGILGLQVRSNPMGMLELDLEGNNPIIIYPKENHIPATFTILNFPVEDIEVAVDALLEKGIVFEQYKELHTDEKGISHNEGPLIAWFKDPAGNILSIFQQE
- a CDS encoding VOC family protein; its protein translation is MDILKVEGVLETALYVSDLKVSITFYKRLFNLETLMTNESFCALNVSEKQVLLLFLKDGAAWSKEEINVHKGPIPPHGGTGSLHLAFSIMESDLIPWRNLLNTNRIKIESEYKWERGGTSLYFRDPDNHLLELATPGLWSIY
- a CDS encoding DUF305 domain-containing protein, whose product is MKNSNYTNFILMLICSAISMYITMYFNTYEFNHIYFSWTRMYMTFIGIGGMAIVMLLFMLKMYQNRIKNTSIILGSILLMTISTYLVRQQIPINDIKWMEAMIPHHSIAILTSGRADIKDPEVKKLAEKIIKAQEKEIREMKEMIDRLEKN